Proteins encoded together in one Planctomyces sp. SH-PL14 window:
- a CDS encoding TolC family protein: MTTTGYGHTNRRSGGLSARWRKFAAGVLALGTISGALAGCRGHLKPGETIFNNTDEADEVMRHVDEYDEPVRTEDPIGQPIVLSGLPKGDLYREISAAEVIPIAMANSQVLRDLNATLIRTPALVSTEYQLRLQESDPRFGIEAALSQFDAQLNATAFFQGNDRQFNNTFFGGGTNSFVQKKDDYIVELSKFTATGGTMALRSLTDFDSNNAPGNLFTSAWQQQYEAEIRQPLLQGGGMTFNRIAGPGATPGVYNGVLIAKVNNDINGAQFEGRVRDYLSDVVNAYWDLYFSYRDLATRKRALKRSEWVWQKYKARADEGAEQGLKEAVAREQFYQFQAELKNAITGRTGQRTQNFNGTSGGSFRGLNGVLASERRLRFLIGLPISDGQLLRPSDQPEVVPIVFDWEAVSAEGLRRRPELKQQRLVVRRRELELIASRNFMQPRLDAVALYRLRGLGDDLAGRNSAYSELSRNEYSVGVEYSMPLGFRQAHAAVQNAEFLVSREVAVLKEQERQVIHDMSAMMAEVDRAYELCQVNFNRFVAAQHIVEAMEANLENGIEIEDFNLFLDAQRRVADAETQYHLSRAEYEIALKNMHFEKGSILEYCDLTIMDGQSGMRATIPAVPGANGEVVPQPEPALPPGATGGDEAPAEGGEPVVKLESGIETVSGTRTR; the protein is encoded by the coding sequence ATGACTACGACAGGATACGGACATACGAATCGTCGAAGCGGGGGACTGAGCGCCCGCTGGCGGAAATTCGCGGCCGGGGTCCTGGCTCTCGGAACGATCAGCGGCGCGCTGGCCGGTTGCCGGGGCCACCTCAAGCCGGGCGAGACGATCTTCAACAACACGGACGAAGCCGATGAGGTGATGCGGCACGTCGACGAGTACGACGAGCCGGTCCGGACCGAAGACCCGATCGGGCAGCCGATCGTCCTCTCCGGCCTCCCCAAGGGGGACCTCTATCGCGAGATCTCGGCCGCCGAAGTGATCCCGATCGCGATGGCGAACTCGCAGGTGCTGCGAGACCTCAACGCCACGCTGATCCGCACGCCGGCCCTGGTCTCCACCGAATACCAGCTCCGGCTGCAGGAGTCCGATCCGCGGTTCGGCATCGAGGCGGCCCTCTCGCAGTTCGACGCGCAGCTCAACGCCACGGCGTTCTTCCAGGGGAACGACCGGCAGTTCAACAACACCTTCTTCGGCGGGGGGACGAACAGCTTCGTCCAGAAGAAGGACGACTACATCGTCGAGCTCAGCAAGTTCACGGCGACCGGGGGGACGATGGCCCTCCGCAGCCTGACCGACTTCGACTCGAACAACGCGCCCGGCAACCTGTTCACCAGCGCCTGGCAGCAGCAGTACGAGGCCGAGATCCGCCAGCCCCTGCTCCAGGGGGGCGGCATGACGTTCAACCGCATTGCGGGCCCCGGGGCGACCCCGGGCGTCTACAACGGCGTGCTGATCGCCAAGGTCAACAACGACATCAACGGCGCGCAGTTCGAGGGTCGCGTCCGCGACTACCTCAGCGACGTCGTCAACGCGTACTGGGACCTCTACTTCTCCTACCGCGACCTGGCGACCCGCAAGCGGGCCCTGAAGCGGAGCGAGTGGGTCTGGCAGAAGTACAAGGCCCGCGCCGACGAAGGGGCGGAGCAGGGACTCAAGGAAGCGGTCGCCCGCGAGCAGTTCTACCAGTTCCAGGCGGAGCTGAAGAACGCGATCACCGGCCGCACAGGTCAGCGGACCCAGAACTTCAACGGGACCTCGGGCGGTTCGTTCCGCGGGCTCAACGGGGTGCTGGCTTCCGAGCGGCGGCTGCGGTTCCTGATCGGGCTGCCGATCAGCGACGGCCAGCTGCTGCGTCCGAGCGATCAGCCGGAAGTGGTGCCGATCGTCTTCGACTGGGAAGCGGTCTCGGCGGAGGGTCTGCGTCGGCGGCCGGAGCTGAAGCAGCAGCGGCTGGTCGTTCGCCGCCGCGAACTGGAACTGATCGCCTCGCGGAACTTCATGCAGCCGCGGCTCGACGCCGTCGCCCTGTATCGTCTCCGCGGTCTGGGCGACGACCTGGCCGGACGGAACTCGGCTTACAGCGAGCTTTCGCGGAACGAGTACTCGGTCGGGGTCGAGTACAGCATGCCGCTCGGTTTCCGGCAGGCCCATGCGGCCGTGCAGAACGCCGAGTTCCTGGTCTCCCGGGAAGTCGCCGTGCTGAAGGAGCAGGAGCGGCAGGTCATTCATGACATGAGCGCCATGATGGCGGAAGTGGACCGGGCCTACGAACTGTGCCAGGTCAACTTCAACCGGTTCGTCGCCGCGCAGCACATCGTGGAGGCGATGGAGGCGAACCTGGAGAACGGGATCGAGATCGAGGATTTCAACCTGTTCCTCGACGCTCAGCGGCGCGTGGCGGATGCGGAGACGCAGTACCACCTGTCGCGGGCGGAGTACGAGATCGCTCTCAAGAACATGCACTTCGAGAAGGGGTCGATCCTCGAGTATTGCGACCTGACGATTATGGATGGTCAGTCGGGGATGCGGGCGACGATTCCGGCGGTCCCGGGGGCGAACGGGGAAGTGGTCCCGCAGCCGGAGCCGGCGTTGCCGCCGGGAGCGACCGGTGGGGACGAGGCGCCGGCCGAAGGTGGTGAGCCGGTGGTGAAGCTGGAGTCGGGAATCGAGACGGTGTCGGGGACGCGGACGCGGTAG
- a CDS encoding PrsW family glutamic-type intramembrane protease has translation MSIRVTCDSCRTTLRAEDRHAGKRVRCPKCREPILVPAAVPGSDDDGSEDFFGATENAASSAATKSAVSSHVDTDFEVPEPASRKRGDAPKDRKEDGGWLDLQDEDLRGESLPRERRLGRDEGEDGESTGDSEDDTSGSTRVKPRKKKTKKRARLGDEGDESGDGAVGSGWRQNLYWLLLLTLIPLCLHSAMDVRPFEERLEESLEGQEVNLEALAAQSRSVPDFLHSLAMQLPDHKVADAFLPADTKLHWVFAGLSAAAFFGLLIAMWPGARASPGQLLIAGIVTGTIGIMMLLSFQWIAMSTNGVMVRGRGILVLLFYIVKFIGFSYRCAVDPEMGFGMSFMGFVCGVGLCEEVCKALPIAFYLNSEKTSWRGACLVGLASGIGFGISEGISYSVDYYNGISGGWIYVVRFVSCVGLHALWAGAIGILMYHNQDYVSEFSFDSVFGFIAHYLLIAMVLHGVYDTFLKKEMELWALLTAGVSFGWFAFMVARARSAEAA, from the coding sequence ATGTCTATTCGCGTTACATGCGACTCCTGTCGCACGACCCTCCGGGCCGAGGACCGTCACGCCGGAAAACGGGTCCGCTGCCCCAAGTGCCGCGAGCCGATCCTCGTTCCCGCCGCCGTCCCAGGCAGCGACGACGACGGGAGCGAAGACTTCTTCGGCGCGACCGAGAACGCGGCGTCGAGTGCCGCGACGAAGTCCGCCGTGTCGTCGCACGTCGATACGGACTTTGAAGTCCCCGAGCCGGCGAGCCGGAAGCGCGGGGACGCGCCCAAGGACCGCAAGGAGGACGGCGGCTGGCTCGATCTGCAGGACGAAGACCTCCGCGGCGAGTCGCTCCCCCGGGAGCGGCGGCTGGGGAGGGACGAAGGCGAGGACGGGGAGTCCACCGGCGATTCGGAGGACGACACCTCGGGATCGACGCGGGTCAAACCCCGCAAGAAGAAAACGAAGAAGCGGGCCCGGCTGGGAGACGAGGGAGACGAGAGCGGCGACGGAGCAGTCGGCTCGGGGTGGCGGCAGAACCTTTACTGGCTTCTGCTGCTGACGCTCATTCCGCTCTGCCTGCACTCCGCCATGGATGTCCGTCCTTTCGAGGAGCGGCTGGAAGAGAGTCTTGAGGGGCAGGAGGTCAACCTCGAGGCCCTCGCGGCCCAGTCCCGGTCGGTGCCGGACTTTCTGCATTCCCTGGCGATGCAGCTTCCCGACCACAAGGTCGCCGACGCGTTTCTGCCGGCCGATACCAAGCTGCACTGGGTGTTTGCCGGGTTGAGTGCGGCGGCGTTCTTCGGGCTGCTGATCGCGATGTGGCCGGGGGCGCGGGCCTCGCCGGGGCAGCTCCTGATCGCGGGGATCGTGACCGGAACGATCGGGATCATGATGCTGCTGAGCTTTCAGTGGATCGCGATGTCGACGAACGGAGTGATGGTCCGGGGGCGGGGGATCCTGGTCCTGCTGTTCTACATCGTGAAGTTCATCGGGTTCTCGTACCGCTGCGCCGTCGATCCGGAGATGGGGTTCGGGATGAGCTTCATGGGGTTCGTCTGCGGGGTCGGGTTGTGCGAGGAGGTGTGTAAGGCGCTGCCGATTGCGTTCTATCTGAACTCGGAGAAGACGTCGTGGCGGGGGGCGTGCCTCGTCGGCCTGGCGAGCGGGATCGGGTTTGGGATCTCGGAGGGGATCAGTTATTCGGTGGACTATTACAACGGGATTTCGGGCGGGTGGATTTATGTGGTCCGGTTCGTGTCGTGCGTGGGGTTGCACGCGTTGTGGGCGGGGGCGATCGGGATCCTGATGTATCACAACCAGGATTATGTGTCGGAGTTTTCGTTCGACAGTGTGTTTGGTTTTATCGCGCATTATCTGTTGATCGCGATGGTGCTGCATGGGGTGTATGACACGTTCCTGAAGAAGGAGATGGAGTTGTGGGCGTTGTTGACGGCGGGGGTGAGTTTCGGGTGGTTTGCGTTTATGGTGGCGCGAGCGAGATCGGCGGAAGCGGCATAA
- a CDS encoding LD-carboxypeptidase, translated as MTAQDTTTLDWIAPPALRRGDTIAFVAPAGPIDLKKVETYAAQLQREGFQVKLPPNINRRDDYLAGSDDERIDELNAAIRDPDVQAIFPCRGGYGVMRTLDRVDYAALRKHPKILTGFSDITGLHIAIARHCRLITFHSPMPMYELYRTEPDFEYQTRSFRRVLLADRYLPGAIGFEIDAPPPSAPRPTALVPGRAKGRIWGGNLTLVCGTLGTPYALEPDGAILVLEDLDEPPYRVDRYLAQLRLAGVFDKVAGVIIGDFHGAKPEENEPIRRVIREYMTKLKVPVLVDFPVGHVPLNATLPHGAMAELDATRGTLTILENPVRP; from the coding sequence TTGACCGCTCAAGACACCACCACTCTGGATTGGATCGCTCCCCCCGCCCTCCGCCGCGGCGACACCATCGCCTTCGTCGCTCCCGCCGGGCCCATCGACCTTAAGAAGGTCGAAACCTACGCCGCTCAACTCCAGCGCGAAGGCTTCCAAGTCAAACTCCCCCCCAACATCAACCGCCGCGACGACTACCTCGCCGGCTCCGACGATGAGCGGATTGATGAACTCAACGCCGCCATCCGCGACCCCGACGTCCAGGCCATCTTCCCCTGCCGCGGCGGCTACGGCGTCATGCGGACCCTCGACCGCGTCGACTACGCCGCCCTTCGCAAGCACCCCAAAATCCTCACCGGCTTCTCCGACATCACCGGCCTCCACATCGCCATCGCCCGCCACTGCCGACTCATCACCTTCCACTCCCCCATGCCGATGTACGAGCTCTACCGCACCGAGCCCGACTTCGAATACCAGACCCGCAGCTTCCGCCGCGTCCTCCTCGCCGACCGCTACCTCCCCGGCGCCATCGGCTTCGAAATCGACGCCCCTCCTCCCTCCGCCCCACGCCCCACAGCCCTCGTCCCCGGACGTGCGAAGGGCCGCATCTGGGGAGGCAACCTGACCCTCGTCTGCGGCACGCTGGGAACGCCTTACGCCCTTGAGCCCGATGGGGCGATCCTTGTTCTCGAAGACCTCGATGAGCCTCCCTACCGTGTTGATCGATACCTGGCTCAGCTCCGGCTTGCCGGCGTCTTTGACAAAGTGGCGGGGGTCATCATTGGCGACTTCCATGGGGCCAAGCCGGAAGAGAACGAGCCGATCCGCCGTGTCATTCGCGAGTACATGACAAAGCTCAAGGTCCCGGTGCTTGTCGACTTTCCTGTCGGGCATGTGCCTCTCAATGCCACTCTGCCGCATGGGGCGATGGCGGAACTCGATGCCACGCGGGGGACGCTGACCATTCTGGAAAACCCGGTTCGGCCGTAG
- a CDS encoding DJ-1/PfpI family protein: MSFRFPLVALIACLAASASLPAAETAWQNLLEQADLDRAVGTWSRKEGMLQTAASPGARVPLQVQPAREYDYRVTFTRTSGVHSIALMFVVNGHPTVCDIDAWGQHLAGIQRVSGRTLRERATPPQRVTLKNGEKSTVLIEVRRDEVRVLLDGKAIDTVRGDGTALSIVDEWRLPTETLGIGSWDSAATFHAVEYRPVGEPAVAATPVRPATTPPSGTPSSTPAGRDRPSPASPARPAPAQAGGDKPRVLIVIANQDFFYREYADPRRELEQAGFQVEVAAARQGACRPHPNSGQGNDGGTVQADHALADVKPERYAAILFAGGWGASQYQYAFRGRYRNGGYNGSPELRNRANELINAFVKEDKYVAGLCHGVSVLAWSRVNGKSLLDGRAVCAATLPSPDGQHPGASGVPASRWHAETNGARLHPGNSVGNPNTSTDDIAVDGKVVTGQDDQSARELGRTLATLLRAR; this comes from the coding sequence ATGTCGTTCCGCTTTCCACTGGTCGCCCTGATCGCCTGCCTGGCCGCATCGGCGTCCCTCCCCGCTGCCGAGACCGCCTGGCAGAACCTCCTGGAGCAGGCGGACCTGGACCGGGCGGTCGGGACGTGGTCTCGCAAAGAGGGGATGCTGCAGACCGCGGCTTCTCCAGGGGCCCGGGTTCCGCTCCAGGTGCAGCCGGCGCGGGAGTACGACTACCGCGTCACCTTCACCCGGACCAGCGGCGTGCATTCCATCGCCCTGATGTTCGTCGTCAACGGCCACCCGACGGTGTGCGACATCGACGCCTGGGGACAGCATCTGGCCGGAATCCAGCGTGTCAGCGGCCGGACGCTGCGCGAGCGCGCGACGCCTCCCCAGCGGGTCACGCTCAAGAACGGAGAGAAGTCGACGGTCCTGATCGAGGTCCGCCGCGACGAGGTCCGGGTCCTGCTCGACGGCAAGGCGATCGACACCGTCCGGGGAGACGGAACGGCGCTGTCGATCGTCGACGAATGGCGGCTTCCGACCGAAACGCTCGGCATCGGTTCCTGGGATTCGGCCGCCACGTTCCACGCCGTCGAGTATCGTCCGGTCGGAGAGCCGGCCGTGGCCGCGACTCCGGTTCGTCCGGCGACGACGCCTCCGTCCGGTACCCCGTCCTCCACCCCGGCGGGTCGCGACCGTCCCTCTCCGGCATCGCCAGCGCGCCCCGCTCCTGCACAGGCGGGCGGGGACAAACCGCGTGTCCTGATCGTGATCGCCAACCAGGACTTTTTCTACCGGGAGTATGCGGACCCGCGGCGGGAGCTGGAACAGGCCGGTTTCCAGGTCGAGGTCGCCGCGGCCCGCCAAGGGGCCTGCCGCCCCCATCCCAATTCCGGGCAGGGAAACGACGGAGGCACCGTTCAGGCGGACCACGCGCTGGCGGACGTGAAGCCGGAGCGCTACGCCGCCATCCTCTTTGCCGGAGGGTGGGGCGCGTCTCAGTACCAGTACGCATTCCGCGGGCGCTATCGCAACGGCGGATACAACGGCTCGCCGGAACTCCGCAACCGGGCCAACGAGCTCATCAACGCCTTCGTAAAAGAGGATAAGTACGTGGCCGGCCTGTGCCACGGCGTCTCCGTTCTGGCCTGGTCCCGCGTCAACGGCAAGAGCCTCCTCGACGGCCGGGCGGTCTGCGCGGCAACTCTCCCATCCCCCGACGGACAGCACCCCGGCGCGTCCGGGGTTCCGGCCTCCCGCTGGCATGCCGAGACCAACGGTGCCCGGCTGCATCCAGGGAACTCCGTCGGCAATCCGAACACGTCAACGGACGACATCGCGGTCGACGGAAAGGTCGTCACCGGCCAGGACGACCAATCGGCCCGCGAACTCGGCCGGACTCTGGCCACGCTTCTTCGGGCCAGGTGA
- a CDS encoding amidohydrolase family protein — protein sequence MRWVGALLLVLAPLTSMAQEVVVLRDVRLFDGTGAPSRDHVDIVIRGTVIDRVEPTGTSPLPEAKSVDGRGTFVVPGLISAHSHVGQVDGVSRVPENYNRENVLRQLRQYEVYGVTTIVALGTNQEPFYGIRREAHAGTIPGADLFGADRGIGVRNGAPSAQVLPSAADSVDRPQSVDEARAVVRQAKDRGTDLIKMWVDDSRGTMPKMTCEVYSAVIDEAHRLGLRVSAHLFNLQDARGLVEAGVDIIAHGVRDQPVDRALIDLMKAKSVWYVATLALDDASFVYADRPAWMDEPFFRHSVQPALQKQFDDPAWREKTLAAPGLKNSREALKMNQRNLAILFESGVQIGFGTDSGAMPLRIPGFAEHRELELMVEAGLTPAQALAIATGRTADLLKLPDRGTIAAGVYTSPEIAQIGLTEGEAAALGRRCRVVTQPLAVVDRAVIDGAADGVLKLVLDARSERLLGAMLICDQATALLPALGLLLRTKAKVSTLGAAGLAYPTLAGVFGKITDGLLRERLTRPVRWLLRQRFRWLR from the coding sequence ATGCGATGGGTCGGCGCTCTGCTGCTGGTCCTGGCGCCGCTGACGTCGATGGCTCAGGAGGTCGTCGTGCTCCGCGATGTCCGGCTCTTCGACGGGACGGGGGCTCCTTCGCGCGATCATGTCGACATTGTGATCCGCGGCACAGTCATCGACCGGGTCGAGCCGACCGGAACGTCGCCGCTTCCGGAGGCGAAGTCCGTCGACGGCCGCGGGACGTTTGTCGTTCCGGGGCTGATCTCGGCCCATTCCCATGTCGGGCAGGTCGATGGCGTCTCCCGCGTTCCGGAGAACTACAACCGCGAGAACGTTCTGCGGCAGCTTCGGCAGTACGAGGTCTACGGCGTCACCACGATCGTCGCCCTGGGGACCAACCAGGAGCCGTTCTACGGGATCCGGCGCGAGGCGCATGCCGGGACAATCCCCGGCGCGGACCTGTTCGGCGCGGACCGCGGGATTGGAGTCCGGAACGGGGCGCCGTCCGCACAGGTTCTTCCGTCCGCGGCCGATTCCGTCGACCGCCCGCAGTCGGTGGACGAGGCCCGGGCTGTTGTCCGGCAGGCGAAGGACCGCGGGACGGACCTGATCAAGATGTGGGTCGACGATTCGCGGGGCACCATGCCCAAGATGACCTGCGAGGTCTACTCGGCGGTCATCGACGAAGCGCACCGGCTCGGCCTGCGGGTCTCCGCTCACCTGTTCAATCTTCAGGACGCCAGGGGGCTGGTTGAGGCGGGGGTCGACATCATTGCCCACGGCGTGCGGGACCAGCCGGTCGACCGGGCGCTGATCGACCTGATGAAGGCGAAGTCCGTGTGGTACGTGGCGACGCTCGCGCTGGACGACGCCTCCTTTGTCTATGCCGACCGACCGGCCTGGATGGACGAGCCGTTCTTCCGCCACTCCGTTCAGCCCGCGCTCCAGAAGCAGTTCGACGATCCGGCGTGGCGTGAGAAGACCCTCGCCGCTCCCGGCCTCAAGAACTCCCGCGAGGCGCTCAAGATGAACCAGCGGAACCTGGCGATCCTGTTCGAGTCCGGTGTCCAGATCGGTTTCGGGACGGACTCGGGGGCGATGCCGCTCCGGATCCCGGGGTTCGCCGAGCATCGCGAGCTCGAGCTGATGGTCGAGGCGGGGCTGACGCCCGCGCAGGCCCTCGCCATCGCGACCGGACGCACCGCCGACCTGTTGAAGCTGCCGGACCGTGGAACGATTGCCGCGGGCGTTTACACGTCCCCTGAGATCGCCCAGATCGGCCTGACCGAAGGGGAGGCCGCCGCGCTTGGTCGGCGATGCCGCGTGGTCACGCAGCCGCTGGCCGTCGTGGATCGCGCGGTCATCGACGGCGCGGCGGACGGAGTCCTCAAGCTGGTGCTTGACGCCCGCTCGGAGCGGCTGCTCGGGGCGATGCTGATCTGCGACCAGGCGACCGCCCTCCTTCCGGCGCTCGGCCTCCTGCTCCGGACGAAGGCCAAGGTCTCAACGCTCGGCGCGGCGGGCCTGGCCTACCCGACGCTGGCTGGCGTCTTCGGCAAGATCACCGACGGTCTGCTGCGGGAGCGGCTCACGCGTCCCGTGCGCTGGCTGCTCCGACAACGATTCCGTTGGCTCCGCTGA